A section of the Saccharopolyspora gregorii genome encodes:
- the metE gene encoding 5-methyltetrahydropteroyltriglutamate--homocysteine S-methyltransferase, whose protein sequence is MTSTIGSTVLGFPRIGPNRELKRALESYWKSRTGEAELREVARTLRTDTWRSLRDAGLDSVPGNTFSYYDQVLDAAVTFGAVPPRFAELGLNPLDTYFAMARGVESAPPLEMTKWFDTNYHYIVPEIGPDTEFRLSDQTVVDQYHEAAELGIKTRPVVVGPLTFLLLSKPQDGAPASFRPLDKVDELVTAYAELLGELHRAGVEWVQLDEPAFTADRSQADLDTLRAAYQRLGELSERPKILVASYFGDLGDALGVLASSPVEAVGVDLVAGQRTVDELPSVPGLREKTLVAGLVDGRNIWRTDLDKALTTAATLLGLAGEVAVSTSCSLLHVPYDVDAETDLDPQVASWLAFAAQKVGEVVVLDRALHQGRDTVAEQLDDARRRIADRAGADRVRNNRVQARLTSLKPEHAQRGDYANRLAAQRKSLRLPPLPTTTIGSFPQTTDVRKARAALRSGSIDHATYKQRMRDEIERVIRLQEDLGLDVLVHGEPERNDMVQYFSEHMDGFASTHNGWVQSYGSRCVRPPILYGDVSRPEPITVEWAKYAQKLTAKPVKGMLTGPVTILAWSFVRDDQPLGITAEQVALAIRDEVKDLENAGIRVIQVDEPALRELLPLRSSQHQEYLDWAVRSFRLATSGIAESTQIHTHLCYSEFGDVINAIVDLDADVTSIEAARSRMEVLDDLNAVGFGRGVGPGVYDIHSPRVPEAGEVTDLLKAALAAVPAERLWVNPDCGLKTRGYAEVETALKNVISATAAVRPAAG, encoded by the coding sequence TTGACCAGCACAATCGGATCCACCGTGCTCGGGTTCCCCCGGATCGGCCCGAACCGGGAACTCAAGCGGGCGTTGGAGAGCTACTGGAAGTCCCGCACCGGCGAAGCGGAACTGCGCGAAGTCGCGCGCACGCTGCGCACCGACACGTGGCGTTCGCTGCGCGACGCCGGGCTGGACTCGGTGCCGGGAAACACCTTTTCCTACTACGACCAGGTCCTCGACGCCGCCGTCACCTTCGGCGCGGTCCCGCCGCGCTTCGCCGAACTGGGCCTGAACCCGCTCGACACGTACTTCGCGATGGCCCGCGGCGTGGAATCCGCGCCACCGCTGGAGATGACGAAGTGGTTCGACACCAACTACCACTACATCGTCCCGGAGATCGGCCCGGACACCGAGTTCCGGCTGTCCGACCAGACCGTCGTCGACCAGTACCACGAGGCCGCTGAACTGGGCATCAAGACCCGCCCGGTCGTCGTCGGACCGCTGACGTTCCTGCTGCTCTCCAAACCGCAGGACGGCGCGCCCGCCTCGTTCCGCCCGCTGGACAAGGTCGACGAGCTCGTCACCGCCTACGCCGAACTGCTCGGCGAGCTGCACCGGGCCGGGGTCGAATGGGTGCAGCTGGACGAGCCCGCGTTCACCGCGGACCGCTCGCAGGCCGACCTGGACACGCTGCGCGCCGCCTACCAGCGGCTCGGCGAGCTCTCGGAACGGCCGAAGATCCTGGTCGCGTCCTACTTCGGCGACCTCGGGGACGCGCTGGGCGTGCTCGCCTCCTCCCCCGTCGAAGCCGTCGGCGTGGACCTCGTCGCCGGGCAGCGCACCGTGGACGAACTCCCGTCGGTGCCCGGGCTGCGGGAGAAGACGCTCGTCGCGGGCCTCGTCGACGGGCGCAACATCTGGCGCACCGACCTGGACAAGGCGCTCACCACCGCCGCCACCCTGCTCGGCCTCGCCGGCGAGGTCGCCGTCAGCACCTCCTGCTCGCTGCTGCACGTGCCCTACGACGTCGACGCGGAAACCGACCTCGACCCGCAGGTCGCGTCCTGGCTGGCGTTCGCCGCGCAGAAGGTCGGCGAGGTCGTCGTCCTCGACCGCGCGCTGCACCAGGGCCGCGACACCGTCGCCGAGCAGCTCGACGACGCGCGGCGGCGCATCGCCGACCGCGCCGGAGCCGACCGGGTGCGCAACAACCGGGTGCAGGCGCGGCTCACCTCGCTCAAACCCGAGCACGCCCAGCGCGGTGACTACGCGAACCGGCTCGCCGCACAGCGCAAGTCGCTGCGGCTGCCGCCGCTGCCGACGACCACCATCGGCTCGTTCCCGCAGACCACCGACGTGCGCAAGGCCCGCGCCGCGTTGCGCTCCGGAAGCATCGACCACGCCACCTACAAGCAGCGGATGCGCGACGAGATCGAACGCGTCATCCGGCTGCAGGAAGACCTCGGACTCGACGTGCTCGTGCACGGCGAACCCGAGCGCAACGACATGGTGCAGTACTTCTCGGAACACATGGACGGGTTCGCCAGCACGCACAACGGCTGGGTGCAGTCCTACGGTTCGCGCTGCGTCCGGCCGCCGATCCTCTACGGCGACGTGTCCCGGCCCGAGCCGATCACCGTGGAATGGGCCAAGTACGCGCAGAAACTCACCGCCAAGCCGGTGAAGGGCATGCTGACCGGGCCCGTCACCATCCTCGCCTGGTCCTTCGTGCGCGACGACCAGCCGCTCGGCATCACCGCCGAGCAGGTCGCGCTCGCCATCCGGGACGAGGTCAAGGACCTGGAGAACGCGGGCATCCGGGTGATCCAGGTCGACGAGCCCGCGCTGCGCGAACTGCTGCCGCTGCGCTCCTCGCAGCACCAGGAGTACCTGGACTGGGCGGTGCGCTCGTTCCGGCTCGCCACCTCCGGGATCGCCGAATCCACCCAGATCCACACCCACCTGTGCTACTCGGAGTTCGGCGACGTCATCAACGCCATCGTCGACCTGGACGCCGACGTCACCAGCATCGAAGCCGCCCGGTCCCGGATGGAGGTCCTGGACGACCTCAACGCCGTCGGGTTCGGCCGCGGCGTCGGACCCGGTGTGTACGACATCCACTCGCCCCGGGTCCCGGAAGCCGGGGAGGTCACCGACCTGCTGAAGGCCGCGCTCGCCGCGGTGCCCGCCGAGCGGCTGTGGGTGAACCCCGACTGCGGCCTGAAGACCCGCGGCTACGCCGAGGTCGAGACCGCGCTCAAGAACGTGATCAGCGCTACGGCGGCCGTGCGCCCGGCTGCCGGCTGA
- a CDS encoding class I SAM-dependent methyltransferase, with amino-acid sequence MSEQWSHNVHYHPLVLDSVPEGCDAALDVGCGDGTLVRALASRAKRATGIDRSRTMIRQARRASYQYDNVSYVDSDFVDFAAKARDGSYGFISSVAALHHMDFDSTLTAMGRMLAPGGRLVLVGLARHHTPLDWARDIAAIPVHRFLARRHGGVTEPPEVPVKDPIMTWDEVRQGAQRQLPGVQYRRLLLWRYALTWDKPVPTFSG; translated from the coding sequence GTGTCGGAGCAGTGGAGCCACAACGTGCACTACCACCCGCTCGTTCTCGACTCGGTGCCCGAAGGATGCGACGCGGCGCTCGACGTCGGGTGCGGCGACGGGACGCTGGTGCGCGCGCTGGCGTCGAGGGCGAAGCGCGCCACGGGCATCGACCGCTCCCGCACGATGATCCGCCAAGCCCGCCGCGCCAGCTACCAGTACGACAACGTGTCCTATGTGGACTCGGACTTCGTCGATTTCGCCGCGAAGGCGCGGGACGGCTCGTACGGGTTCATCAGCAGCGTCGCCGCGCTGCACCACATGGACTTCGATTCCACGCTCACCGCCATGGGCCGGATGCTCGCCCCCGGCGGGAGGCTGGTGCTCGTCGGCCTGGCTCGGCACCACACCCCGCTGGACTGGGCGAGGGACATCGCGGCGATCCCGGTGCACCGCTTCCTCGCCCGCAGGCACGGCGGGGTCACCGAGCCTCCGGAGGTCCCGGTGAAGGACCCGATCATGACCTGGGATGAGGTGCGCCAGGGCGCGCAGCGACAGCTGCCCGGCGTCCAGTACCGCAGGTTGCTGCTGTGGCGCTACGCGCTCACCTGGGACAAACCCGTCCCGACCTTCTCCGGGTGA
- a CDS encoding MarR family winged helix-turn-helix transcriptional regulator, whose product MGIADDAVEVRAQGWRTLAALHGMLESALEKALTADHGLSVVEYTVLDALSRQDGWHMRMQQLSRAAALSGSATTRLVTRLEDRGLLTRILCKDDRRGIYTELTDEGRALLEQARPTHDAALEKTLAEAEQVPELGDLVDAFHRVTARA is encoded by the coding sequence GTGGGGATCGCCGACGACGCGGTCGAAGTGCGGGCACAAGGCTGGCGCACCCTCGCCGCACTGCACGGAATGCTCGAATCCGCCCTGGAGAAGGCGCTCACCGCCGACCACGGGCTGTCCGTCGTCGAGTACACCGTCCTCGACGCGCTCAGCAGGCAGGACGGCTGGCACATGCGCATGCAGCAGCTCAGCCGCGCCGCCGCGCTCAGCGGCAGCGCCACCACCAGGCTCGTCACCCGGCTCGAAGACCGGGGGCTGCTCACCCGGATCCTGTGCAAGGACGATCGGCGGGGCATCTACACCGAACTCACCGACGAAGGCCGCGCGCTCCTCGAACAGGCGCGGCCCACCCACGACGCGGCGCTCGAGAAGACCCTCGCCGAAGCCGAACAGGTCCCCGAACTCGGCGACCTCGTCGACGCCTTCCACCGGGTCACCGCCCGGGCCTGA
- a CDS encoding SDR family NAD(P)-dependent oxidoreductase, with protein MNTDMTGRTALVTGSTSGIGKAIAASFARAGADVVVNGRSRDRVDATVESLRADTGGSVRGIAADIGTAEGAEALITELPDVDVLVNNAGIFSATPVFEISDAEWSRFFEVNVLSGVRLARHYTPRMVQRGWGRVIFISSESSIFIPTEMVHYGMTKTAQLSVARGMAQEVKGTGVTVNSVLPGPTLTPGVAEFIASRVGDDVPFEEAERRFIAEERPSSLLGRLIRPDEVASLVLYAGSEAGSATTGAALRVDGGVAPSLA; from the coding sequence ATGAACACCGACATGACCGGCCGCACCGCCCTGGTCACCGGCTCCACCAGCGGCATCGGGAAGGCCATCGCGGCGAGCTTCGCCCGCGCCGGAGCCGACGTCGTCGTCAACGGCCGGTCCCGGGACCGGGTCGACGCCACCGTCGAATCGCTGCGCGCCGACACCGGCGGTTCGGTGCGCGGCATCGCCGCGGACATCGGCACGGCCGAAGGCGCCGAAGCGCTCATCACCGAGCTGCCCGACGTGGACGTTCTCGTGAACAACGCCGGGATCTTCTCCGCCACCCCGGTCTTCGAGATCAGCGACGCGGAATGGTCCCGGTTCTTCGAGGTGAACGTGCTCTCCGGGGTGCGCCTGGCCAGGCACTACACCCCGCGCATGGTGCAGCGCGGCTGGGGCCGGGTGATCTTCATCAGCAGCGAGTCCTCGATCTTCATCCCCACCGAGATGGTGCACTACGGCATGACCAAGACCGCGCAGCTGTCCGTGGCGCGCGGCATGGCCCAGGAGGTCAAGGGCACCGGCGTCACCGTGAACAGCGTGCTGCCCGGCCCGACGCTGACGCCCGGCGTCGCGGAGTTCATCGCCAGCCGGGTCGGCGACGACGTGCCGTTCGAGGAGGCGGAGCGCCGCTTCATCGCCGAGGAGCGCCCGAGCTCGTTGCTCGGCAGGCTGATCCGCCCCGACGAGGTGGCGAGCCTGGTGCTCTACGCCGGATCGGAGGCCGGCTCGGCGACGACCGGGGCCGCGCTGCGGGTGGACGGCGGCGTCGCCCCCTCGCTGGCCTGA
- a CDS encoding alpha/beta fold hydrolase → MTSTEVPHGPGSLASAPLLPDGFTETFRGHYTTAGGLRTHYLSGGDGPPLLVLGGWPQNWYQWRFVLPELAERFSVVVVDPRGVNLTDKPAAGYDSGTLATDLVELMRELGHERFALVSHDIGAWTGYALAADHPEVLERAVFSEAIVPGLSESPPLLADRRTSDLLWHFNFNRALEINERLVRGREDVYFGHQFATKAATPTSIPEHAVQVYVDALRDPEALRASFDYYRAIDSIIEQNLVRRERKLTLPVLTIAGSESIGEGMAAEIGAVATDVTSVVLQGAGHYVPEEDPVGMLAAMRPFLAEYRG, encoded by the coding sequence GTGACCTCAACCGAAGTTCCGCACGGCCCCGGTTCCCTCGCTTCGGCGCCGCTGCTGCCGGACGGTTTCACCGAGACCTTCCGGGGCCACTACACCACGGCAGGCGGCCTGCGCACGCACTACCTGAGCGGTGGCGACGGTCCGCCGCTGCTGGTGCTCGGCGGCTGGCCGCAGAACTGGTACCAGTGGCGCTTCGTCCTGCCGGAGCTCGCCGAGCGGTTCTCCGTCGTGGTGGTGGACCCGCGCGGCGTGAACCTGACGGACAAGCCCGCCGCCGGCTACGACTCCGGGACGCTGGCCACCGATCTGGTGGAGCTGATGCGCGAGCTCGGCCACGAGCGGTTCGCGCTCGTCTCGCACGACATCGGTGCCTGGACCGGCTACGCGCTGGCCGCCGACCACCCGGAGGTGCTGGAGCGGGCGGTGTTCTCGGAGGCGATCGTGCCCGGGCTGTCCGAGTCGCCGCCGCTGCTGGCCGACCGGCGGACCAGCGATCTCCTGTGGCACTTCAACTTCAACCGCGCGCTGGAGATCAACGAGCGGTTGGTGCGCGGCCGGGAGGACGTCTACTTCGGGCACCAGTTCGCCACGAAGGCCGCCACGCCGACGTCGATCCCGGAGCACGCGGTGCAGGTCTACGTGGACGCGCTGCGCGACCCGGAGGCGCTGCGGGCCAGCTTCGACTACTACCGCGCCATCGATTCGATCATCGAGCAGAACCTGGTGCGGCGTGAGCGGAAGCTGACGTTGCCGGTGCTGACGATCGCCGGTTCGGAGTCCATCGGGGAAGGCATGGCGGCCGAGATCGGCGCGGTCGCGACGGACGTCACCAGTGTCGTGCTGCAGGGTGCCGGGCACTACGTGCCGGAGGAGGATCCGGTGGGCATGCTCGCCGCGATGCGTCCGTTCCTGGCCGAGTACCGCGGTTGA
- a CDS encoding TetR/AcrR family transcriptional regulator, whose protein sequence is MAGRKQFDVDTALDGAMHVFWEHGYAEASLSRLLTATGLGRGSLYSTFGGKDELLQRSVRRYAELFAAPMSAALRSRPDDPTAAVRAFFDTVLTRLADPEVPAGCLITRLAAETADLDAPVREVVAGALAGQRAEIRAALRPAEDAVSAERLDDLALYAAAINQSLTVLHLAGTPVAELRTIADLAHEHIAAALATPPRTE, encoded by the coding sequence ATGGCAGGACGCAAGCAGTTCGACGTCGACACCGCCCTGGACGGAGCGATGCACGTGTTCTGGGAGCACGGCTACGCCGAAGCCAGCCTCAGCAGACTGCTCACCGCCACCGGGCTCGGCCGCGGATCGCTGTACTCCACCTTCGGCGGCAAGGACGAACTGCTCCAGCGCAGCGTCCGCCGCTACGCCGAACTGTTCGCCGCGCCCATGTCCGCCGCCCTGCGCTCCCGCCCGGACGACCCCACCGCCGCCGTCCGCGCGTTCTTCGACACCGTGCTCACCCGGCTCGCCGACCCCGAGGTGCCCGCCGGCTGCCTGATCACCCGGCTCGCCGCCGAAACCGCCGACCTGGACGCGCCGGTGCGCGAGGTCGTCGCCGGCGCCCTCGCCGGGCAGCGCGCCGAGATCCGCGCCGCCCTCCGGCCCGCCGAAGACGCGGTGTCCGCGGAACGGCTCGACGACCTGGCGCTGTACGCGGCGGCGATCAACCAGTCGCTGACCGTGCTGCACCTCGCCGGGACACCGGTGGCCGAACTGCGCACCATCGCGGACCTCGCTCACGAGCACATCGCGGCGGCGCTGGCCACGCCGCCGCGAACGGAGTGA
- a CDS encoding Pycsar system effector family protein yields the protein MARRTAPRPAPHPEPATDDHLTPEQELDVALRTAGDFRTWISGADTKAGLLIPALGIGIGGAGNAMSGSHAAALQHGPLRAASLVLLGLLLCGALGALLHLAAVLTPRTGAPAGGANAFAFPSFRPAHGATATELCAQAWQQAEALAQIAATKYRRLRIALHCSCGALLAFLAWTALLAVR from the coding sequence ATGGCCCGCCGCACCGCACCTCGTCCCGCTCCGCATCCCGAGCCCGCCACCGACGACCACCTCACCCCCGAGCAGGAGCTGGACGTGGCGCTGCGCACCGCAGGTGACTTCCGCACCTGGATCTCCGGCGCCGACACCAAAGCGGGGCTGCTGATCCCCGCGCTCGGCATCGGCATCGGCGGCGCGGGCAACGCCATGTCCGGGTCCCACGCCGCAGCGCTGCAGCACGGCCCGCTGCGGGCCGCGTCGCTGGTGCTGCTGGGGCTGCTGTTGTGCGGGGCGCTGGGCGCGCTGCTGCACCTCGCGGCCGTGCTCACGCCGCGCACCGGCGCTCCGGCCGGCGGGGCGAACGCGTTCGCCTTCCCCTCCTTCCGCCCGGCGCACGGAGCCACGGCTACCGAGCTGTGCGCGCAGGCCTGGCAGCAGGCGGAGGCACTGGCGCAGATCGCCGCCACCAAGTACCGGCGCCTGCGCATCGCCCTGCACTGCTCCTGCGGGGCGCTGCTGGCGTTCCTGGCGTGGACGGCGCTGCTCGCGGTGCGCTGA
- a CDS encoding Crp/Fnr family transcriptional regulator — MGERWNEAAVAALRSVGTSRRWRGGAVLFGVGDRSDHVLLIRSGQVKVWSMSTRGAETVLAIRGPGSVIGEFSAVDGRPRASAVTALGPVQADVVPGAEFRRFLHQHPDVMFELLVGVVARMRESDRYRVEFTSSGVGQRLARLLLDLVREHGVPDGPGRYAIAIPLSQAELAAATSASRETVARALRELRDRGAVDTRRRRIAVLDRELLAQHAGLE; from the coding sequence ATGGGCGAGCGGTGGAACGAGGCGGCGGTGGCCGCGTTGCGGTCGGTGGGCACGTCCCGGCGGTGGCGGGGAGGTGCCGTGCTGTTCGGCGTGGGGGACCGGTCGGACCACGTGCTGCTGATCCGCAGCGGCCAGGTCAAGGTGTGGTCGATGTCGACGCGGGGCGCGGAGACGGTGCTCGCGATCCGCGGGCCCGGCTCGGTGATCGGCGAGTTCTCCGCGGTGGACGGGCGACCGCGGGCTTCCGCCGTGACGGCGCTGGGGCCGGTGCAGGCGGACGTGGTGCCGGGCGCCGAGTTCCGCCGGTTCCTGCACCAACACCCCGACGTGATGTTCGAGCTGCTGGTCGGCGTGGTGGCCCGGATGCGCGAGTCCGACCGGTACCGGGTGGAGTTCACCTCGTCCGGGGTGGGGCAGCGGCTGGCCCGGCTGCTGCTGGACCTGGTGCGCGAGCACGGGGTGCCGGACGGGCCCGGCCGGTACGCGATCGCGATCCCGTTGAGCCAGGCCGAGTTGGCTGCCGCGACCAGCGCCTCCCGCGAGACGGTGGCGCGGGCCTTGCGGGAGTTGCGGGACCGCGGCGCCGTCGACACGCGGCGGCGCCGGATCGCGGTGCTGGACCGAGAACTGCTCGCCCAGCACGCGGGGCTCGAGTAG
- a CDS encoding heme o synthase produces MTAVPEQAEAAPTTTAKRRGVLAAYFALTKPRVIELLLVTTIPAMFLAERGIPSPWLVLVTLVGGAMSAGSANALNCVADSDIDAVMHRTRSRPLVSYEVPRKHALIFGIVLGAVSFAVLAIGANLLAAVLSLAAILFYVFVYTLLLKRRTSQNIVWGGAAGCMPVVIGWAAVAGKVEWPALVMFAVVFLWTPPHFWSLAMKYRDDYARAGVPMLPVVATPRQVSARILVYSWATVASTLLLVPATSWVYVAIAVLSGAAFLIVAQRLHASVRQGRATNPMTLFHLSNSYLAVLFVAIAVDAAVGLPTFS; encoded by the coding sequence ATGACGGCCGTTCCCGAACAGGCGGAAGCCGCTCCCACCACCACTGCGAAGCGGCGCGGCGTGCTGGCCGCCTACTTCGCGCTCACCAAGCCGCGCGTCATCGAGCTGCTGCTGGTCACCACGATCCCGGCGATGTTCCTGGCCGAGCGCGGCATCCCGTCGCCGTGGCTGGTGCTGGTGACGCTGGTCGGCGGCGCCATGTCGGCGGGCAGCGCGAACGCGTTGAACTGCGTGGCCGACTCGGACATCGATGCGGTGATGCACCGCACCCGCAGCCGTCCGCTGGTGAGCTACGAGGTGCCGCGCAAGCACGCCTTGATCTTCGGGATCGTGCTGGGCGCCGTGTCGTTCGCGGTGCTGGCGATCGGGGCGAACCTGCTGGCGGCGGTGTTGTCGCTGGCCGCGATCCTGTTCTACGTCTTCGTGTACACGCTGCTGCTCAAGCGCCGCACCTCGCAGAACATCGTGTGGGGCGGTGCGGCGGGCTGCATGCCGGTGGTGATCGGCTGGGCCGCGGTGGCGGGCAAGGTCGAGTGGCCGGCGCTGGTGATGTTCGCGGTCGTGTTCCTGTGGACGCCGCCGCACTTCTGGTCGCTGGCGATGAAGTACCGGGACGACTACGCGCGGGCCGGGGTGCCGATGCTGCCGGTGGTGGCGACGCCGCGGCAGGTGTCGGCGCGGATCCTGGTGTACAGCTGGGCGACGGTCGCCTCCACGCTGCTGCTGGTGCCCGCGACGAGCTGGGTGTACGTGGCGATCGCGGTGCTGTCCGGCGCGGCGTTCCTGATCGTGGCGCAGCGGCTGCACGCTTCGGTGCGGCAGGGGCGCGCGACGAATCCGATGACGTTGTTCCACCTGTCGAACTCGTACCTGGCGGTGCTGTTCGTGGCGATCGCGGTGGACGCCGCGGTGGGCCTGCCGACCTTCAGCTGA
- a CDS encoding DUF3817 domain-containing protein, which translates to MVKPGVLAAYRVMAYVTAVLLILLCLAMVFKYLWPEGSSAQLMGDSWTTTIGIGHGYLYIVYLFVALVTTVQLRIPYGRMLLVLLAGTIPLGAFFAERKVVLWHRLRTGGEPLPFEAAATTGSTSS; encoded by the coding sequence GTGGTGAAGCCTGGCGTTCTGGCCGCATACCGGGTCATGGCGTACGTGACAGCGGTGCTGCTCATCTTGCTGTGCTTGGCGATGGTGTTCAAATACCTGTGGCCCGAGGGTTCGTCCGCGCAGCTGATGGGCGACTCGTGGACGACCACGATCGGCATCGGCCACGGTTACCTCTACATCGTGTACCTGTTCGTCGCGCTGGTGACGACGGTGCAGCTGCGCATCCCGTACGGCCGGATGCTGCTGGTGCTGCTGGCCGGGACGATCCCGCTCGGCGCGTTCTTCGCGGAGCGCAAGGTGGTGCTGTGGCACCGGCTGCGCACCGGCGGTGAACCGCTGCCGTTCGAGGCCGCGGCGACGACCGGGTCGACGAGCTCATGA
- a CDS encoding LLM class flavin-dependent oxidoreductase: MDTVANPDRTALEAGGPASRPDPIRGTARGRSAVPLSILDLAPVGAQTTPGEALATTTELARAAERWGFHRLWVAEHHGMPGIASSSPPVVIAHLASATSTLRLGSGGVMLPNHAPLVVAEQFGTLQALHPGRIDLGIGRAPGTDQGTARALRRTSGPLSVDDFPEQLGDLLRFLGDGFSADHPYAEVSSVPHGQAPPVWLLGSSGFSAQVAGALGLPFAFAHHFSARNTLPALDLYRKSFQPSEVLAEPYSMIGAQAIAADTEQEALDLARPMALSMLRLRSGNPGRMPSPQEARDYPYSAVEQSIVDSWLADAIHGTPDSVHAELEELRERTEVDELMLTANLYDRDAKLRSYELIARAYGLPGVS; this comes from the coding sequence ATGGATACCGTCGCCAACCCGGACCGCACCGCCCTCGAGGCCGGCGGTCCCGCATCCCGGCCCGACCCGATCCGCGGCACCGCCCGCGGCCGCTCGGCCGTGCCGCTGTCGATCTTGGACCTCGCGCCCGTCGGCGCGCAGACGACACCGGGGGAGGCGCTGGCCACCACCACCGAACTCGCCCGGGCCGCCGAGCGCTGGGGATTCCACCGGCTGTGGGTCGCCGAGCACCACGGCATGCCGGGCATCGCGAGCTCTTCCCCGCCGGTGGTGATCGCGCACCTGGCGTCGGCGACGAGCACGCTGCGCCTCGGTTCGGGCGGGGTGATGCTGCCGAACCACGCGCCGCTGGTCGTGGCCGAGCAGTTCGGCACCTTGCAGGCGCTGCACCCGGGTCGCATCGACCTGGGCATCGGCCGCGCTCCCGGCACCGACCAGGGGACGGCGCGGGCGCTGCGCCGCACCAGCGGCCCGCTGTCGGTGGACGACTTCCCGGAGCAGCTGGGCGACCTGCTGCGGTTCCTCGGCGACGGTTTCAGCGCCGACCACCCGTACGCCGAGGTGAGTTCGGTGCCGCACGGGCAGGCGCCGCCGGTGTGGTTGCTCGGTTCGAGCGGGTTCAGCGCGCAGGTCGCGGGCGCGCTCGGGTTGCCGTTCGCGTTCGCCCACCACTTCTCGGCGCGCAACACGCTGCCTGCGCTGGACCTGTACCGGAAGTCGTTCCAACCCTCCGAGGTGCTGGCCGAGCCGTACTCGATGATCGGCGCGCAGGCGATCGCCGCCGACACCGAGCAGGAGGCGCTGGACCTGGCGCGTCCGATGGCGTTGAGCATGCTGCGGCTGCGCAGCGGGAACCCGGGCCGGATGCCGAGCCCGCAGGAGGCGCGGGACTACCCGTACTCCGCGGTGGAGCAGAGCATCGTGGACTCGTGGCTGGCGGACGCGATCCACGGCACGCCGGATTCGGTGCACGCGGAGCTGGAGGAGCTGCGGGAACGCACCGAGGTCGACGAGCTGATGCTCACCGCGAACCTGTACGACCGGGACGCGAAGCTGCGCTCCTACGAGTTGATCGCCCGCGCCTACGGTCTGCCCGGAGTGTCCTGA